CACCTTCTGGGGTTGGCAACTTGTTATCGTACTAGCAGCGATTACCTTACCTTTAGGTATCACAAGCTCAAAAGAATACGCAGAACTTGAATGGCCAATCGATATTCTTATCGCCGTTGTTTGGGTAACTTACGCAGTTGTATTCTTTGGTACGTTAATCAAGCGTAAAGTATCGCACATCTATGTTGCGAACTGGTTCTACGCTGGTTTCATCATTACTGTTGCTGTTTTACACATTGTAAATAGCATGGCAATTCCAGTTTCACTTACTAAATCATACTCTATCTACGCAGGTGCTGTAGATGCAATGGTTCAGTGGTGGTACGGTCACAACGCTGTTGGTTTCTTATTAACTGCTGGTTTCTTAGGTATGATGTACTACTTCGTACCAAAACAAGCTGGTCGCCCTGTTTATTCTTACCGTTTATCGGTAGTTCACTTCTGGGCTCTTGTTTCTTTATACATCTGGGCAGGTCCTCACCACTTACACTACACTGCGCTTCCAGACTGGACGCAAAGCTTAGGTATGGTTATGTCAGTTATCCTATTCGTTCCATCATGGGGTGGTATGATCAACGGTATCATGACGTTATCAGGTGCATGGCATAAACTACGTACTGACCCAGTACTTCGTTTCTTAGTTGTTTCTCTATCTTTCTACGGTATGTCTACGTTCGAAGGCCCAATGATGGCTATTAAGTCAGTTAATGCGCTTTCTCACTACACTGACTGGACTGTAGGTCACGTACACTCAGGTGCACTAGGTTGGGTTGCAATGATTTCTATCGGTGCTATCTATCACCTAATCCCTGCACTATTCTCACAAGGCCGTATGTACAGTGTTAAACTAGTTAACACGCACTTCTGGTTACACACTGTTGGTGTTGTTCTATACATCGTAGCAATGTGGATCTCAGGTGTAATGCAAGGTCTAATGTGGCGTGCAGTAAACTCAGACGGTACGTTAATGTACAGCTTTGTACAGTCATTAGAAGCTTCGTATCCGTTCTATATCATGCGTTTCCTAGGCGGTGTATTCATCGTAACAGGTATGCTAATTATGGCTTACAACGTTTATCGTACTATTGCAGCGAAGAAAGATTCGCTTCAACTAGACGCTGACGCACAATTGGCATAATGGAGTAGCACGATGAGCAATAATAATTCACAAAACAAACACGAAATAGTCGAAAAGAACGTTGGCCTAATGGCTATCTTGACTGTCTTTGCAATCAGCTTTGGTGCGTTAGTTGAGATTACTCCACTAATGTTCCAAGACGATACGACTAAACCTGTTGATGGCTTACGCCCTCTTACAGCGTTAGAAATGGAAGGTCGTGATATCTACGTGCGTGAAGGTTGTTACAACTGTCACTCACAAATGATTCGTCCTTTCCGTGACGAGGTTGAGCGTTACGGTCACTACTCTGTAGCTGGTGAATCAGTATGGGATCACCCATTCCAATGGGGTTCTAAGCGTACTGGTCCTGACCTAGCTCGTGTTGGTGAGCGTTACTCAGACGATTGGCACCATGCTCACTTAATGGACCCACGTGCTGTGGTTCCTGAGTCGAACATGCCAGCGTTTCCTTGGTTAGACGAAAACAGAGTCGATACGACCCATACACTTAAAAAGCTTCAAGTATTCCGTGATAGCTTCGGAATCGACAAAGCTAGCGACCGTTACGACGGCAAAGGTTACGGAAGTGACGAAGAGCTAAAAGCTGACATTGCGAAAATCGAAGCCATGAACAATGGTGAAGGCGCAACTGAAATGCAAGCTCTAATCGCTTACTTACAACAGCTTGGCACACACTTGAAGTAATTATTATGGATTACGGAACATACAGAGGCATTTTGACTCTGGTAATTTTAGTACTGTTTATTGTGATTGTTGTATGGGCATACAGCAAGCGTAGCAAAAGCCGATTTGATAACGCTGCTAATGCCATATTTGAAGATGAAAAAAAACACAACAACACAATCTCTAACGAGGAAAAGGAGTCTGAGAAATGACTAGCTTTTGGAGTATATGGGTTATCGTATTAACCCTAGCGTGTCTTGCTATCATCTTCGGCCTACTTCTGTGGAACTTAAAAAACTACACAGGTGTTAAAGAAGGCGAAAGCTGTGGTCACGAGTTTGACGGCATTGAAGAACTAAACAACCCACTACCAAAATGGTGGACTTACATGTTCTTCGCGACATTCATTTGGTCTGTATACTACCTTGCTGCTTACCCAGGTTTAGGTAACTGGGAAGGTTTAGGTAAATGGACAAGTTCTAACCAAGGTATTACTTCTTTAGCTGAGTCTAAAGAAGCGACTGAACAAGCATTAGCTAACGGTGAGAACGTTCAATTAGACCAAGAATTTATCGCTGCTGATGAGCGTTTTGGCCCAATCTTTGAGTCATTCGCAAAACAAGATATTGAAACACTAGTTAAAGATGAAAAAGCGCTTGAGATTGGTCAACGTTTATTCTCTCAAAACTGTGCACAATGTCATGGTTCAGATGCACGTGGTGGTCAAGGCTTCCCTAACCTAACGGATAACGATTGGTTATACGGCGGTACACCAGACAAGATCAAAGAAACACTTCTTTACGGTCGTGTTGCTGCGATGCCACCTTGGGGTGATGCACTTGGCGAGCAAGGCATTAAAGAAATGACTGCTCACGTACTTAGCCTTTCTGGCCGTACTGTTAACCAAAAAGACGCTGCTGCAGGTGCTGCTAAGTTTGCAATGTGTGCTGCGTGTCACGGTGCTGACGGTAAAGGTTCTGTTGCACACAACTTACCATTTGGTGCACCTAACCTAACAGATAACATCTGGTTATACGGTGGTTCTAAACGTGCTGTTGAAGAAACACTAATCAATGGCCGCGCCGGTGTAATGCCAGCATGGAAAGACATTTTAGGTGAAGATAAAGTTCACTTATTAACAGCGTACGTTTACAGCTTATCGCAAGATAAATAACCACGCGGTTAATAAAATGTATAAACAATTAA
Above is a window of Pseudoalteromonas shioyasakiensis DNA encoding:
- the ccoN gene encoding cytochrome-c oxidase, cbb3-type subunit I, coding for MSQTVASQTEYNYKVVRQFAIMTVIWGIVGMSVGVLIAAQLAWPALNFDTPWLTYSRLRPLHTNAVIFAFGTSALFATSYYVVQRTCQTRLFSDKLAAFTFWGWQLVIVLAAITLPLGITSSKEYAELEWPIDILIAVVWVTYAVVFFGTLIKRKVSHIYVANWFYAGFIITVAVLHIVNSMAIPVSLTKSYSIYAGAVDAMVQWWYGHNAVGFLLTAGFLGMMYYFVPKQAGRPVYSYRLSVVHFWALVSLYIWAGPHHLHYTALPDWTQSLGMVMSVILFVPSWGGMINGIMTLSGAWHKLRTDPVLRFLVVSLSFYGMSTFEGPMMAIKSVNALSHYTDWTVGHVHSGALGWVAMISIGAIYHLIPALFSQGRMYSVKLVNTHFWLHTVGVVLYIVAMWISGVMQGLMWRAVNSDGTLMYSFVQSLEASYPFYIMRFLGGVFIVTGMLIMAYNVYRTIAAKKDSLQLDADAQLA
- the ccoO gene encoding cytochrome-c oxidase, cbb3-type subunit II, encoding MSNNNSQNKHEIVEKNVGLMAILTVFAISFGALVEITPLMFQDDTTKPVDGLRPLTALEMEGRDIYVREGCYNCHSQMIRPFRDEVERYGHYSVAGESVWDHPFQWGSKRTGPDLARVGERYSDDWHHAHLMDPRAVVPESNMPAFPWLDENRVDTTHTLKKLQVFRDSFGIDKASDRYDGKGYGSDEELKADIAKIEAMNNGEGATEMQALIAYLQQLGTHLK
- a CDS encoding cbb3-type cytochrome oxidase subunit 3 — translated: MDYGTYRGILTLVILVLFIVIVVWAYSKRSKSRFDNAANAIFEDEKKHNNTISNEEKESEK
- the ccoP gene encoding cytochrome-c oxidase, cbb3-type subunit III → MTSFWSIWVIVLTLACLAIIFGLLLWNLKNYTGVKEGESCGHEFDGIEELNNPLPKWWTYMFFATFIWSVYYLAAYPGLGNWEGLGKWTSSNQGITSLAESKEATEQALANGENVQLDQEFIAADERFGPIFESFAKQDIETLVKDEKALEIGQRLFSQNCAQCHGSDARGGQGFPNLTDNDWLYGGTPDKIKETLLYGRVAAMPPWGDALGEQGIKEMTAHVLSLSGRTVNQKDAAAGAAKFAMCAACHGADGKGSVAHNLPFGAPNLTDNIWLYGGSKRAVEETLINGRAGVMPAWKDILGEDKVHLLTAYVYSLSQDK